The Plasmodium berghei ANKA genome assembly, chromosome: 8 genome has a segment encoding these proteins:
- a CDS encoding GTPase-activating protein, putative produces the protein MNSSSTPCENTSNNINDKALECNKQNGNKIESRICPKDAQYISELILNKDNKIEINKTQNIDSYNSTEMSVSINNVCIDQEQKNKKFSINNETDVPLYNKKNNEEFETNYNINKNKDISPKLGEKYCKSIDEENEYIEDWEVIRKRIFDPTLGLRKHYAKEFLSCGEKYNTRILEKWSSMIDRNINWFMKAHKTTFLRRVKRGIPQKYRWKVWMHITNSISLINKFEKKYYYLYKKTSNYSNLIYIDISRTFPELLIFDKYAQDQLYRILNAYANYESSVGYCQGMNFIVGLLLIVSNFNELETFCILVSLMNNYHLKNFYKEQFPLLNRFIYVFEKILKFEIPDLFEHFNNEEVHPPVYLHQWLLTLFIASLPIKSVIIIWDYLFSTSIKMILIISVALLKILKNYLVKNNFEKILKLLKSMKYNESNDDILIAKLLIKKSEFVILNTGLAYIFENIEKEDIPLDVKFKFSINNITNFHFKTVTSNYSKNEFENNDENKNNNTTFSDLDGASLLNFFSTNILPKGHYNQIKEEDKELKQNANYDLKNVEKTESQTNINEIYYKMLRSNEKNKINNESDNDSPYEQKQNNEKIEDSGFYNKKENNIYNYEFIKHDQDANNYEYKDFQNISNSKNFTNQTTASIVNTNSEKNEIKQNNNSSHIIYANRCEDTDSKKINYEKYNSINVKNDKKKKSENIKRHAYYYKSDGFYDENQNCQNNNDNILATNNNYIITNKTKQTRQKLSDDEKRDICFAQEFRKENKKSQNNIIDKTKIKNQFKYNDKDIEQNGEQTQISDNSEEFAYTGTNNDKEESILNISEYINNNSNDNNEMQNNSEENGLSFFNLIQTYTKDNSWFDVSSINKYYNFNKKRSDFELDSMGINKKENFEDSN, from the coding sequence ATGAATAGCTCATCAACTCCTTGTGAAAACACATcaaacaatataaatgacAAAGCGTTAGAAtgtaataaacaaaatggaaataaaattgaatcTAGAATTTGTCCAAAAGATGCACAATATATATCTGAacttattttaaataaagataacAAAATTGAAATAAACAAAACACAAAATATAGATTCTTATAATTCAACAGAAATGAGCGTATCTATTAATAATGTATGCATAGATcaagaacaaaaaaataaaaaattttctataaataatgaaacaGATGTACCgctatataataaaaaaaataatgaagaatttgaaacaaattataatataaataaaaataaagatatatcTCCAAAATTAggagaaaaatattgtaaatctatagatgaagaaaatgaatatatagaaGATTGGGAAGTAATtagaaaaagaatatttGATCCAACATTAGGGTTAAGAAAACATTATGCTAAAGAATTTTTATCATGTggtgaaaaatataatactcGTATTTTAGAGAAATGGTCATCTATGATTGACAGAAATATTAATTGGTTTATGAAAGCACATAAAACAACATTTCTTAGAAGGGTAAAAAGAGGAATTCcacaaaaatatagatgGAAAGTTTGGATGCATATAACAAATAGTATAagtttaataaataaatttgaaaaaaaatattattatttatataaaaaaacttcAAATTATAGTAatctaatatatatagatatatcaAGAACATTTCcagaattattaatttttgataaatatgCCCAAGACCAATTATATCGAATATTAAATGCATATGCAAATTATGAATCATCAGTTGGATATTGCCAAGGAATGAATTTTATAGTTGGgttattattaattgttAGTAACTTTAATGAACTTGAAacattttgtattttagTAAGTTTAATGaataattatcatttaaaaaatttctATAAAGAACAGTTTCCTTTACTTAAtagatttatatatgtttttgaaaaaattttaaagttTGAAATTCCAGATTTATTTGaacattttaataatgaagaaGTACATCCACCAGTTTATTTACATCAATGGCTTttaacattatttattgCGAGTTTACCAATAAAAagtgttattattatatgggattatttatttagtactagcataaaaatgatattaattatttcagttgctttgttaaaaattttaaaaaattatttagttaaaaataattttgaaaaaattctTAAATTGCTTAAATCGatgaaatataatgaaagtaatgatgatatattaattgctaaattgttaataaaaaaatctgaatttgttattttaaataCTGGATtagcatatatttttgaaaatatagaaaaagaaGATATCCCTTTAGAtgttaaatttaaattctcaataaataatattacaaaCTTTCATTTTAAAACTGTAACTTCAAATTATtctaaaaatgaatttgaaaataatgatgaaaacaaaaataataatacaaccTTTTCCGATCTTGATGGTGcttcattattaaattttttttccactAATATTTTACCAAAAGGACATTATAACCAAATTAAGGAAGAAGATAAGGAACTTAAACAAAATGCTAATTATGATTTAAAGAATGTTGAAAAAACAGAAAGCCAAAcgaatataaatgaaatttattataaaatgttacgtagtaatgaaaaaaataaaataaataatgaaagtGATAATGATTCCCCTTATgaacaaaaacaaaataatgagAAAATTGAAGATTCGGGATTTTAcaataaaaaggaaaacaatatatacaattatgAATTCATAAAACATGATCAGGATGCTAAcaattatgaatataaagattttcaaaatatttcaaactctaaaaattttacaaatCAAACAACAGCATCAATAGTAAACACAAAttctgaaaaaaatgaaataaaacaaaataataatagttctcatattatttatgctAATAGATGTGAAGATACAGattctaaaaaaattaattatgaaaaatataattcgataaatgttaaaaatgataaaaaaaaaaaatcagaAAATATCAAAAGACATGcctattattataaaagtGATGGTTTTTATGATGAAAATCAAAATtgtcaaaataataatgataatattttagctactaataataattatattataacaaataaaacTAAGCAAACACGACAAAAGCTTAGCGATGATGAAAAAAGGGATATATGTTTTGCTCAAGAATTtagaaaagaaaataaaaaatctcaaaataatataattgataaaacaaaaataaaaaatcaatttaaatataatgataaagatATAGAACAAAATGGTGAACAAACACAAATATCTGATAATAGTGAAGAGTTTGCATATACAGGTactaataatgataaagaaGAAAGTATATTGAACATCTCTGAatacataaataacaaTAGTAATGACAATAATGAAATGCAAAACAATTCAGAAGAAAATGGACTGagcttttttaatttaatacaAACATATACCAAAGATAATAGTTGGTTTGATGTATCatctataaataaatattacaattttaataaaaaacgtTCAGATTTTGAATTAGATAGTATGggaattaacaaaaaagaaaattttgaaGATAGCAATTAA
- a CDS encoding prefoldin-like protein, putative: MANLENLKDEDIKGGTERIMLKLKNEKINENILKKTIKEYEETLNVISVLTKKLNYKIMIPFSKIAFFEGQVKYTNNIYQDIGCNTFCERTSEQANNFLKKKLDFYKEKYKIISNSINKLTKELELSVELTHAIKFENKENKNHSFIRTDGFLEIREEYNESDECEKNDSQELNNETINLFDCKKEIDNSVKTLVDDKNKLNIDKMKNINFDLKCYELDQIKREDTKMNPEKCENKNTQNQKESNKDINTLIKPTTSKSLNVNKQGLLNISEKYISSSDSNSDHSSDSNSDRSRSRLGNARI; encoded by the coding sequence ATGGCAAATCTTGAAAATTTGAAAGATGAAGATATAAAGGGTGGAACAGAAAGAATTATGCTTAAACtcaaaaatgaaaaaataaatgaaaatatattaaaaaaaacaataaaagaatatgaagaaacattaaatgttatatctgtattaacaaaaaaattaaattataaaattatgattccattttcaaaaattgCATTTTTCGAAGGTCAAGTTAAATATACAAACAACATATATCAAGATATAGGATGTAATACATTTTGTGAAAGAACATCAGAACAagcaaataattttttaaaaaaaaaattagatttttataaagaaaaatataaaataatttcaaattctataaataaattaacaaaagAACTTGAATTGTCTGTTGAACTTACACATGCAATAAAATtcgaaaataaagaaaataaaaatcattCTTTTATAAGAACAGATGGTTTTTTAGAAATCCGAGaagaatataatgaaaGTGATGAATGTGAGAAAAACGATTCAcaagaattaaataatgaaactATTAATCTTTTCGATTGTAAAAAAGAGATTGACAATTCTGTAAAAACATTAGttgatgataaaaataaattaaatatagataaaatgaaaaatataaattttgattTGAAATGTTATGAATTAGACCAAATAAAAAGAGAAGATACAAAAATGAATCCagaaaaatgtgaaaacaaaaatacacaaaatcaaaaagaatcaaataaagatattaaTACACTTATAAAACCAACAACTTCCAAAAGTTTGaatgtaaataaacaaGGGCTTCTAAACATATCCGAGAAGTACATTAGTAGTAGCGATAGTAATAGCGATCACAGTAGCGATAGTAATAGCGATCGTAGTCGAAGTAGATTAGGAAATGCCAGAATTTAA